TTTCTCAAACAAGTCATCTTTATCTGGTATTTGAAGACTAGGCAAATTCCCGCGAAGACTGCCGGGTGGCAGTAATTGAGAAGGTTGTTCTGATGCAggatcttcttcctcctctgcTGAATTGGTTTTCTCTGAACTCTTGTCCTCTCCATCTAGCTGTTCTGTCTCTGAATTGGTTTTTTCAGATAAGTCTTCTTCAGATGAGATGCTTCTTAGGAAAACACTGCTTTTTTTGCTCAaggattcttcttcttcatctgcaGGGTCCATCTGATTATGCATAAAAGTAATTTCAATCAGTTTCTGATAGTTTACTTCCCCACGAGAGTTAAATTGAAGGCGATAGAAAATGAGTACTAGTTTTACCTTAACATCAGCGAGATCCACATGGTTACCCTTGAGGAATGAGACAAAGTCCTGAAAGTTTTCTGGAGTCGGCCGATAATGGCCACTGTGAGGCCAGACCGCCTGTTGAAAATTTCCCAAAAGACCAACGTTAAGTCATTGtcacaaaaattcattataaaacTAAGTCCATCGTCTATTATTGTGTCTGGAATTTGGATATTGgctttttgaaagaatttgtggagggaaaagaaaaggaaaatgtaTTGTCAAGCTATATTTCGGTATTCCCTCTAGCATAtcttttccctccacaaatccaaGATCAAAACAAAGCCTATTATCTCGATGCAATTTTGGGTTTGTCATTATACCTTTAGGATGCCATTTTCGACGACTATTCTCCCAGCTGCGGATGTGGCTCCACCAGCCAAGAAACTGGAGTGCTGAAATGAGCCTTTCTTCTTTTGGCCAACATAAAGAATCATAGATGTGCTTAGAACAAAAATCCACTTAGCACCCTTTGGTTCTCCAGTGGTGTCAAGGAACTCCCCTGATTGTTTGTAGAGGAGCTTTCCATCTTCCACTATGACTTCATACGCCTTCCTTTCCATCTGCGGGAATTAAAATTGAAAGGAGTCAATATTGGCCCATTGAGGAAATTTTCGTTTCAGTATACGAATAAAAGATTATTCGAGTGACAATGAAGATTAGAAGATCAAAATAGGAGCTCACCGGACCAAGATACTTGATGCATTGCTGCTGAAGTTTTGATCTGGGACATTTATCAACAAGATTAACTTCCTTGCCTTCTCCAATGTCCAGCCTAAATTTACAGAGAAACGAGTTTAATATCACGCTTAGAACTCAAACCTCTCTAAACAGGCATAGTTTAAGGAAGTCCAgaactttttttcaaatataGTACTTAGAAACTTACCAGTAGAAGAAGGGCTCTTTGCTTTGACTGTGAAGCCATTTAACGTAGTAGAAGTGAAGATTGTGTCCATAACGATGTCGTGGATCTATCTTCAATACAAAAAGATACAAAGAAGAAAATCTGAATCAGCAACAACCAACAAACAACGGGAGGAGAAGAATAAACACCAAGTTTGTGTTAAGAATAATATACTTACTGCTTCAAGCCAATGTTGCAAGGCAAGTTTTTGTGCTCTACTGTTCTTTGACAACCCTTTTCCAACCTGCAAAATCAGATAAGAACCACAAAACATTAAACACAGATATTAATTTAAACAAGGAATTCACATAAGGCATTCAATCTCGAccaaattttaccttggcagCTCTGGTTCCTGCTCTTGACCAACGGGAAATGGCGGTCTCATGTTTCTCAATGTCAAAAAACGATATAGAACTTCTCTTCAATTCTGCAAAATCTAACAGCTTCCACCTGAAATGGGTTTAATTTGCATTAAAAGgaggccaaaaaaaataatacaaaagcTTCATATGGAGaagcaaaatagaaaaacagAGCGATTAGCTAATGGTAATAGAAACACACCAGCTCTGCTCGATGAGAACTGCACAATCTGCTAGCTTTCTTCTTGTTCGGAAGCTTTTGTATACTTTCTGCAACTTTATTGCGGCTTCGTGTTTCGGGTTGCTTATATCCAAAATGAGCAATTGCCTCTCTGAGCTCGGAAATTGGCAATCCATTTTTTTGCTCTCCACACCACTAGGTGTGGTTATTACATCATTCTCTTTCGACGAAAGAGCTTCAGCTGAGAACCTTGTTCTAGGTTCAGCTGTTTTTAAGCTAAAAGATCCTTCTTTCGTCATCTGAATCGTCCTTTGCGAAGAGTTTGACTGCGTTATGGTGGGTTCTGAGTTTGTGTTCTTAAAGGTAATGGATCGCAGAAGAGTTTTCGATTCATTATTGGCAATACTGACGGACTCGACAATGACAGATTCCAAGGCATGCTCTATATCGTTATATGCAGCAAATGGGCATGAGAAAGATATCCCCATGCGATTCCAACAGCAGTTTTGATGAGCCTATGAGATATGGATTCCTGTTTGAGACAAACCattaaaccaaatgaaaaaattctTCAAAGGATCATTGGTATAAACTACTCCATAAAATGAACTACAAAATTGTTCtaataaacaagaaaacaacatgctgtaaagaaacaaaattcaaaaagaaagatCTGCAATACCCAttcacaattttcaaaaaaacaaactagTATTCTCTTAATTATGTCAAGAAGATGAAAAAATGAAGGATTATATCAAATGACTCATAGAACCCATGAAAGGAAACAGCATAAACCTAAAATACCCAGTATAAAAACACCAAAATTAACGCATAATCTCGAAATTAGGATCAATACAAGAATCCCAAGAGGCCCATTTCATCCCATGCCATTTGATAGAGGATCAAAACAAGGTCTATTTGAACGGATAAATCTTTCATCCCACGAAGTATTCGATAAAATGTTTGAAAGAACCCATGAAGGAAAATACTAACCATTTGCAATACCCCAAAGAAAACAGGGGGTCAAATAAAAAACCCGGAAGACTGATTCAACAAATGACCAAGTAAAAACTTATAAACCAAATAACAATAGCGAGAAATTTggatagaagaaaaaaatgtacCATCTTCCGCATAAACTAGAACAACAAAAAGACTCCCAGGGAAATTTGGATAGGACAGACTTTTACCTTAATGTGGGAAATCTGTGCGAGCCAAGAaatgggatgagagagagaggaggagagagagaaacttgcGGGTATTGGTGGGTTTGGAGTCCGAATTATATGGGGAGAGGTGGTTCGTCTAAACTAAACAGAGGTTACTTTCCTCGCCGGCTGGGTTGCTTTGCTTTATATAGGAGGAGGGGCAGATGGACagagtatgagagagagaaagtg
The sequence above is a segment of the Rhododendron vialii isolate Sample 1 chromosome 13a, ASM3025357v1 genome. Coding sequences within it:
- the LOC131315334 gene encoding IQ domain-containing protein IQM2, whose amino-acid sequence is MGISFSCPFAAYNDIEHALESVIVESVSIANNESKTLLRSITFKNTNSEPTITQSNSSQRTIQMTKEGSFSLKTAEPRTRFSAEALSSKENDVITTPSGVESKKMDCQFPSSERQLLILDISNPKHEAAIKLQKVYKSFRTRRKLADCAVLIEQSWWKLLDFAELKRSSISFFDIEKHETAISRWSRAGTRAAKVGKGLSKNSRAQKLALQHWLEAIDPRHRYGHNLHFYYVKWLHSQSKEPFFYWLDIGEGKEVNLVDKCPRSKLQQQCIKYLGPMERKAYEVIVEDGKLLYKQSGEFLDTTGEPKGAKWIFVLSTSMILYVGQKKKGSFQHSSFLAGGATSAAGRIVVENGILKAVWPHSGHYRPTPENFQDFVSFLKGNHVDLADVKMDPADEEEESLSKKSSVFLRSISSEEDLSEKTNSETEQLDGEDKSSEKTNSAEEEEDPASEQPSQLLPPGSLRGNLPSLQIPDKDDLFEKLKLENQALESSTDVLGAKFTLDGYETSEDQTVSEQYLSDEEDEETKESIPEESILKRIDSHKRLNSFQLGKQLSCKWTTGAGPRIGCLRDYPSKLQFHALEQVNLSPRSAGHFRSNSTRESIPNSFSGEIRVRKTSFSGELPRIRHYTPQSSPLCKGASTARAAAKRS